The genomic stretch TTCTGACCCTTTTCTGAGCGGTTTCTGACCACTTTCTGACCCTTTTCTGACCTCCCCTTTCCTGAACAAAGTGACTGAAACTCAAAGTTATCCTCAGTGAAATAATCTCCATGAGGCTTTTTAATGAGGCCTTTACACACATCACTGTACTGAAACTGATCTCCTGACCTCCTGCTTCCTGCAGATGCTGGATCTCTTCTCCTCCTTGGTCTAAGTTCATCTTTAAATCACAACATTCTCCTTCTCTGTCCTGCAACTTCTGGTGTTCCTgcctttgttttatttcttagaGCCAATCTCACCATTTCCAGCAGTAAATCCATCACCACCCCCCAATGCATCAATCCATCACCGCCCCCCAGTGCAGATTTGGACAGTGTACATTTCTTATCTCATCTTAAGCTCTGGAACTAGAACTTTCTTCAGTTCAATACAGATGAAAGTGAAGTTCTCCTTTTAGGCACCAGAATGTGCAGATTTTAGGTTAACCTTGGCTTTTAGACTGTAGACTTGCTATCAATATGAAGGATCCTTGAAACGTGATGTTCATGgtcctgtttgtttgtttatgtgtgtgtgtgtgtgtgtgcagctcatttgcatacatgtTAGTCCCCATATGTGTCATAGTGACGCATACGTCTGATGTGTTTAACGTTTACCATCAACAGCAGTTCGGTGGGCTTTGAGACCCCCACCAGCTTCCTCTAGCTTCATCAGTTCTGTACTGACCACCAAACATTTACTTTGCTTTTGACAGTAAAGACTAACTGAGCTGCAGTGCCACTGATTCCTGACCACACCTCTTCACCACTGACGCACTATAATTACTGTATAAACTCTTAAACTCATAACTAATAAACTCACACACCTGCATAAGGGTGGAACAATAACCAGCCACTATGATTCCTAATGTCCATCCACAAGTCATGTTAGGGGCCATAAGGCTCACATTACAGGAGGAGTCGCTTCCCCAGCAATGTGTAAAAGTTGACGACGGCTCAGAATCTCGTCAGGAAACTTTCCAGCAGTGAAGCAGTTTCTCCTGTTTCTTCAGGCTAGCGACACATAAAGACCCTGAACACACATTTATGACATTCACAGCCAATAAACTGTAAAAGCTTATGAGTCAATTCTTACctgagaagaagaggaggaggaggaggacaagggcagttgccatggtaacaccaAACACTCCCAGCTCTGTGGGGTTAAAATACAGCATCAGCTCAAGAGGAATTAAACTGTTCTCCACTGTACAGAGACACTAAATATGTTTTGTTCAGttattacaaacaaaaaacacgaCTTGATAAAAATCTTCTCAGTAAACAGCTGCATCTGATCTGAGACGTAGGATGAAAATATGAAGGATCAGCTGAACAGATACGTACAGAAAGATGGAGCTTCACACTTGCGGTCTTACCTGGTGAAGCGTTTCTTGTTGAATGAGCtggaaaaatgcaaataacatcAATAAACCTGATCCTGCTGATGTCACAGTGTCGGGGCCAGTGTGGGCAGGAGCTGATGAACGATAAACAAAGCGTCAGACGGGACAGTAAAAAGAGGAAAGGGCACGTAAAAAAGCCCTGcctacaaacaaacaaacacataaataaatgacactCAGCGGAATTTCTTGACAAACTGGACTTTTCCCTCAGAAAAACATTTGCAGGAGACGTATATGCAACATATTAAGGCAAAATTGTCCCCATAaagcatttaatcatgcagaaatttagaaaaataggTGGACTTCTCCTCCTTAAAGGTGCTGCTGTCCAGTCAGTGTAGAAATTCAGCAGAACACAGGAACTCAGTTTCATTGCGAGTGAAGCTACATGGTCACCCAGAGAACAAAAGGGCTAAATATTGGTGGGAAAGAAGATCAGAAGGTAAACAAAACAGGAGGAACGATGTACAGTATGCAAATATGTGGCACCAGGAGCTGCTGGGAAAAGGTGTGAAGATGATCTGAACAAACCCTCATAAGGTCAAGCTGACAGGTCACTGTGGCAAAGCACAATGATATACAGAGGAgggactgtgtgtctgtgtgtgtgtgtgtgtgtccttgatCAGTGTGAGGGGGAAGACTAACATAGCCAAAGGATACCAGAGGATTTGGGCAAAGGATTATGGGTACCATGCTGTGACATCCATCAGACGGTCTCCTGCATGTCTATCGTACAGCGTCAGCAGGAGATAAAGATCTTctaatccattcattttcaacatgTTTATGTCCTCTAGAAGCAGCATCTGCTGCAAACCTGTTCCAGGGAAGTTTGGATGAAACTGAGTCagaagtttgtttttcttattcataatgaggagattaaaaccCAACAGAACTTCATCCATCAAAGCAGATACGTGGAGAAGTAGCTCAAACTCTCCTGACAACTAGTGAACATCTCAACAACAAGAACAGACaatatttaaattattctgCATCATCGTTTCTCATGTAGGAGGGTAATTTATTCCTCAGCTGTCTGATAGTGACCGTCGGTTTGGGTCACCGTTTCTTCTAGTGAGGCTCCATGATTTATTTCTAGCATTGATCAAGGAAGATCTTTCAGAGCTGAACCAGGGATCTGATCTGTGTCTGATCCTGTTGTTTCATAGGGTCCTGCTCATTCAACACCACCAGGAGACTTTGATAAAGTGGTCTAAATCAGTATCTGGGTTTTCAGAGGCATAGTGGACGTCACTGACCGCTAGTTCATTTAAGAAGCTTTGGTCATTAAAGTGTTTATAAGGTGTTCTGACCTCCATCTGAGAGCCTGATGTTATTAAGCTAGTGTTTCTAATGGATGTGATGGGGCAGTGGTCACTAAAACCAGGATCAAATACACCTGTAGGTGTAATTTTATCAGAACTGTTGGATTAAATTAAATCTATTAGTTTTGACTTAGTGGGTCATTTAAATTCGGTGGTGTTGATTCTGTAATGAGTTCTGTTAGAGAACTCACTTCCTTCAAGGGTTCAGATGTATTAGTTAACCAGTTCAGATTAAAATCACCTAAAATTCGCTTTCCTTAGTCGACGTATTGatttaaaaggttctatgaaTCACCAACAGTATGAGAGGAGCAGAAGGAGGTCTATAGATCCAACTACCACAACACTGATACTGCATCCTGAGCAAACTTTCATGGCTAAAAGGTCCAGCAAAGAATATGTATTTTAGTTATTAATGTGCTGATCAGAGAAAACACAGACCACAAACACCAGCTCTGGGCTTTTGGGCTGAGGGTGTTTTGGCATCGATGGATCTTGGTCGCCACCGTGTGGTCAAAATGTGAACCTGCAAGCAGCGGAATAAGAGCGACTTTGGTAAAGTGTGGAAACGTCGTGTTTCTGAGTGACTTCCTGAATTACTGGGTTTGTGATGCTCCGGAAATAAAATGGgattaaaatgacaataatttatagtaattattACAACTAAACCACATCATTTCACACAGTAGATCAGCATCTACCTCAACGAATCTGAGGGTCTTTTTTCGGATCTGCCAGTTCACGGTTTGACCACATGATGGCGCACAAGCTTCACCAGTGACGTGCATAAGAGCTTTATTTCCTACAAAATATGTAaccgtacacacacacacacacacacacacacactcgtgtTCACATGCTTTGGCCTAATGTTATTCTTACATACTTTCTTCTCggttccttttttcttctgtacGTTGGGCAATTATTCAGGGCAGTTTCTgctttgtgtgtttctctgtagtGTCTGTGTGTAACTCCGCCTCCGGTGGTCCCTTGGTTTCAACTAGGTCCTGTAGAGGACCATAAAAAGGTGCGTTCAGCGTAGCAGCTTCATTCAAACTTTGAGTTTCGACTTGGAGGAAAATCAGCGAAAATGTCCGGAAGTCCTCTTCCGGACATTTTCTCTGATTTTCCTCCAAGTCGAAACTCAAAGTTTGAATGAAGCTGCTATGCTGAACGCACCTTTTTATGGTCCTCTACAGGACCTAGTTGAAACCAAGGAACCACCGGAGGCGGAGTTACACACAGACactacagagaaacacacaaagcAGAAACTGCCCTGAATAATTGCCCAACGTACAGAAGAAAAAAGTAGCCGAGAAGAAAGTCTGTAAGAATAACATTAGGCCAAAGCATGTGAacacgagtgtgtgtgtgtgtgtgtgtgtgtatatgtgtgtacgGTTACATATTTTGTAGGAAATAAAGCTCTTATGCACGTCACTGGTGAAGCTTGTCCGCTATCATGTGGTCAACCCGTGAACTGGCAGATCCGAAAAAAGACCCTCAGAATCCTCCTGAAGATGCTGATCTACTGTATGAAATGATGTGGTTTAGTTGTAATAATTGCTATAAATTATATACGTATACACGTCCTTGTTTTCCCGCCTCTTCCTCGCTGTTTTCCCGCCTCATTTCCGCTCTAATCCTAATCCATGTCTCTGCTAATGGCAGCTTGGTACTTTCAGTATTGATCACCATTTACAGAACACGATGTGAATTTATCACCATTTCCCCTGCGCAGTATAATAAACACGCCATGTGCGATATATATAACcgcatatatatttaaaatcccTCTATAgagtaaatattaaatattcttGAGCTTCTATTTAAATACTTTATATAGTAACTTCTCACTGTCCCATGTTTTCTAGCTCGGACTATGTTCCAGTCAACATGCACTTCACTAGTTTAATTCAGTCTATAAAGCAGATAAAATAATTAGTGATAAACAgttacagattttttaaaaggcTTTAGCTTCTCTTTGTTTATAATGTAGATTGTAGTGAAAtgatatttctacattttattactgtaataacaGAGCTCTAATAATCATTTAACATTATGCTTTATTATAGCCGttaattttctgctaatttattattacatttacatttatggcatttggctgacgctcttatccagagcgacttacagtttgatctttttacacaggtaggcgaaggtggtgttaggagtcttgcccaaggactcttattggtttagtgtagggtgtttacccaggtgtggattgaaccccagtctacagcgtagaaggcagaggtgttaatcactacactaaccaaccattattattattattattattattattattattatttattcattttaaaaactattatcatcattattattccATGTCTTGTGTGACCTGTTTAATGTCGTTTCTTATCATTATATTTAGTAACTTGATAAATTTAAGATCAGCTTGTTTTCTATGGGAAGCAGCTTAATGACTAATATCGTTTGTAGAATTAAGGGAATGACACCATATTAATAAAATTGCGTTTATTAAAAATCCTCCCTGATGTTTTTACACTATTATAGTTGCTGACTTTCAGTTCCTATTGCAGTTGTGAATTTGTTTATTCTCAGAAACTGCTGGACAAACTGCGAATTTCCTGGGAGCCACTTTGTCCCTTTAGAAAATACTGGAAACAGTCCAAACGACACACAGGGATAAATACTGGATCATAATCAGATTACGAGTCAGGAGTCTGTAGATTAAGGTTTTCCAAGGTCATTTCCAAATTCAGAGGTCAACTGCAGCATTAAGCGTCCACTGCAGATTAATTCTCCACTGGAGGAGGTGAACAGGACAGTGGGGTCTCAGCTGGTGGAAGTGAACGGGACAGCGGTGTCTCAGCTGGTGGAAGTGACCAGGACAGTGGGGTCTCAGCTGGAAGAGGTGAGCGGGACAGCTAGGTCTCAGCTGGTGGAAGTGACCAGGACAGCGGGGTCTCAGCTAGAAGAGGTGAGCGGGACAGCGGGGTCTCAGCTGGTGGAAGTGAACGGGACAGTGGGGTCTCAGCTGGTGGAAGTGACCAGGACAGCGGGGTCTCAGCTGGAAGAGGTGAGCGGGACAGCGGGGTCTCAGCTGGTGGAAGTGACCGGGACAGCGGGGTCTCAGCTGGTGGAAGTGACCGGGACAGCGGGGTCTCAGCTGGTGGAAGTGAACTGTGCACTGCTCTGCACTTCTGATTCTCCAGCTGCTCGTCTCCTCGTTAAAGTACTAACGAGTTTCTGTCCCAGTCCCCCAAGTTCTCCCCGCCCCTCCCTTTCGTGCTGCCTCCTGTGCGTGAGAGAAAGAGTTTTCCCGCCTCTTCCTCACTGTTTTCCCGCCTCATTCCCGCTCTAATCCTAATCCATGTCTCTGCAAATGGCAGCTTGGTACTTTCAGTATTGATCACCATTTACAGAACACGATGTGAATTTATCACCATTTCCCCTGCGCAGTATAATAAACACTCCATGTGCGATATATATAACcgcatatatatttaaaatcccTCTATAgagtaaatattaaatattcttGAGCTTCTATTTAAATACTTTATATAGTAACTTCTCTATGGTGATATAAACCAGTAGCTCATGTGAAATATTCCATGTGAATTTCAGGAAAAATATTGCTACAAGGTAAACATCTCAGCAATTTCcttatttataattctttatatttttatttttgttaagaatatagttcatttttttttatttaattttgtttaattttaatgtttagttTTATATATTGTCTATACAGTAACaagtaaactgtaaaaaaccttgttaattctcttctcaCTTCTCTTTTACTCGAGTGCCTCGCTGTCCCTTCGCTGCTGTAACACGgagaatttccccgctgtgggactaaaaggatgttatttatttaattttaacaaCTTTGTGCAGGACGAAAGAAAACCGAGCTCCTTGAGTGGAAAATGTGGGGGGGCTCTTAAAAGAGCCGTTTTTGAGCGGGGAAAACGGGGCACGAAGGTAAAACGGCGCGTTTACTTCTTCTTGGGGGCGGCCTTTTTCGCCGCCTTGGGCTTGGCAGCTTTGGGTTTGACCACCTTCGCTTTCTTCGGGCTCTTGGTCGCCTTCTTCGGGGCCGCGGGCTTCTTAGCTTTCTTGGGAGACTTGGCGACTTTCTTGGCGGCCGCCGGTTTCTTGGCTTTCTTCGGCGATTTCTTGGCAGCTGCGGGCTTCTTCGCTGCTACCTTCTTGGGCTTCTTAGCAGCGGCGGGCTTTTTAGCGGGCGCCTTCTTGGCTTTTGGCGCGGCTTTCTTTGCCACCTTCTTCTTGGGCTCGGCTTGTTTCTTGTTGAGCTTGAAGGAGCCCGAGGCGCCGGTGCCTTTGGTCTGCACCAGAGTGCCCTTCGTCACGAGGCTCTTGACGGCGATCTTGACGCGGGACTTGTTCTTGTCCACGTCGTAACCGCCGGCAGCCAGAGCTTTCTTGAGGGCGGCGAGAGACACGCCGCTCCTCTCCTTAGACTGCGAAACAGCCTTGACGATGAGCTCGCCGACGCTGGGGCCGGCTTTCTTGGGCGGGGCGGCGCGCTTCTTCTTGGGAGCTTTGGCCGGCGGGGCGGCGGCTGGAGCGGGAGCGGCTTCTGCCATCGTTCTGCTTTTGCTGCGATCGGAGAGAGAATGAGCGGAGCTGTGCTGTTCAGAGGAACCTCCCTCTCAGGCGACGGGCCGCCTCTTAAAAGCCACATGAGAACGGTGTAGACTCAACCAGGCGGGCGCTATGCAGCCATACCTCAGTGACGCGCTCGCACTTGTGTTTTCTCGTGATATTTATCGGGTAAAATAAGAGCGAAAACGTGGATTGTTGAGCGCCCAACGGCTCGATCCTCTAGAAGAGGCTCTGTCGTGTGTCCTGAGTCCGGGAATGAGCGCACAGCGACGCCTCGTTTCGCAAGGCGCGTTCAAGAGAGCGCCGCGCGGTCGCCGCTCCGAACGAGATGCGGCGCTTTTAACGCGATAATCGGTGGAAAATGGTGGCAAACGGCGACGTGAGCCTTCTGACAGCCTGACGACCCATTCGGGGAGAGCCTCGGCGACGGCGCGGGGGAACAACGAGCGGTCAAGGGCCCTGTTTATTATGGGTAAAACGAGCTTTCTTGGAGCGAGTAAAGCACACGCGTAAGCAAGCGGGCGCCATGGGCAGAGCTGCTCTCTACTGATGTCCTGGTGTATAAAGCGCTAtatataaactttgacttgaccaGTGGTAAATAAACCCCCAAGCTCCTTCTCACCCTTATTAACTTAATTCTAATTTCTCCCTCACCCTAATGGGAAGTAGCCATAAACTTCGTATAAACTTACTAGAAATAAGCTACTGTTACTCACTCTAACTTTACTATGAGCCTAGGGTCTAAAGCCAAGCTCTAAACccaccatcactctctctctagcaTAAGCCTGTGGCCTAGCAGGAAAGATCGTACTGCTCACGGTCTTCTTTGGAAGTCCAAGGCCTTGCCCTACACTGACTTTCACAATCTCTGAGTTCAGCGCTACAGCAGCTGTTACTATGACTACTGTATAAACCTGAGGCTTAGCCATAAATATCAATAGCTAGAAAGCTCAGCTTGGAGGTTTTGATTCACTCCAACTTCATAAGCATAAGGCGTTGCTCTAAACCCATTATGTGTTTGACTACATCAGATGCCACATTCCTAGCTGTGAGGCTCCTGATGCTTTTCTAAATAAATCTCAAGCCCAAAGCCCAACCCTGTACCCTCTTTTACTCACTCAGACTTCACCATAAGTCAAAGCTGAGTTCAACCACTCTGACTACAATTTAAATCTGAGGTCTAGCTGGAAAgctcctctcactttctctagcTTCACGGTGAGCTTAATGACACGTCTTGCACCTACTTTTACTTTATCACCACAGGTCCTTCATAAACTTGATGGCTCACTCCCTTCTTCCTTTcattttcagtaactacatcaGGAGCCAAGAGCCCGAAGAAAGCGAAAGTGGTGAAACCCAAAGCAGCCAAGCCCAAGGCGGCGAAAAAGGCCGCCCCCAAGAAGAAGTTAACGCGCCGTTTTTCCTTCGTGTCCCGTTTTCCCCGCTCAAAAATGACTCTTTTAAGAGCCCCCCCACACACTTTTTCCACTCAAAGAGCTCGGTTACAGCAGCGAAGGGACAGCGAGGCAGTCTGGTaaaagagaattaacaagcgagtaattaacaaacaaacaaaaaaacgtaCTTAATGTATAgacaataaatatttttttttcccgaaATTCACATGGAATATTGCACATGAGTTACTGGTTTATATCACATATGGGACGGTGAGAAGACTGCTTCCCATAGAAAACAAGCTGATCTTAAATTTATCaagttactaaataaaatgctaaGAAACGACGTTAAACAGGTCACACAAGACATggaataataatgatgataataataatttttaaaatgaataaataaaataaattaataataataataataataataataataatttagcaGAAAATTAACGGCTATAATAAAGCATAATATTAGAGCTCTGTTAGAGTAATAAATTATTAGAgtaataaaatgtagaaatatcaTTTCACTACAATCTACATTATAAACAAAGAGAAGCCAAAGCCTTTTAAAAAGTCTGTAACTGTTTATCACTAATTATTTTATCTGCTTTATAGACTGAATTAAACGATTGAAGTGCATGTTGACTGGAACATAGTCCGAGCTAGAAAACAGTGAACTGGTCACTTCTAGGGTTGAGAAATCGGTCTTTTACGGTTGTTTAAGTTCACAAACAGCTCTAAGAGCTGAAACGTCCATCTTCGTCCTGAATGGTGTCTCCACAGTGTCGGTTCCAGAACGACTGAGGGGTGCAGGCTCGGCCTGTGTCTCGTTTCTCTTGGTCCACGGTCCCAAAGACAGCCTACTGGACGACTTCAACAGCTCAAAGAGTTGAATCTGTCCAAGCCCCACCCACAGATGACCAGAGACACGCCTCCTCCTGAGCTCAAACTTCACCTCTTTCTGGTCCAGACCAGACTGGATGCGTAGAATAGCCCTCCTGTTCTCTCCCCGACAGAGCGCTCTCCCAGTCCATCTGCTCAGCACTGACATGGATAAGTGctgacaaacacacaacaccacAAACGGAAAATGAAGCTTTAGAGCAAGAGAAGAGCTTCATATTCACCTTCCTGCTGGGAGAATCAGGGAGTTTGTATaaagagggaagagagacaACATATAAACATAACTGACACGTTAATGCGCTGATGCACACCATCACTCTGCTCTGGTTCTGGATGAACTTCATGTAGATTTACTGAGTGgcgaccaatcagattgttggtATGTGACGCGGTAACCAAGACGAGGTTCAACACTGGAAGCAGCGTCGAGTGGAGAAATAACGGCTGATGAACTTCATTATTATGTGAGATGATTGTTTCTCAGTTTAAGATTAGTACTGATCTGCTATGGGGctcagaactgacctacagctggactttctctctctacactccAACCTGTGCGTGTCGGAACGACTCGGCCAGAGCGGCCAGCGGATTTCAGCTCACTGAAAATACAGCGGTCAGTTAAACAGAGCAACTGCtgcagattcagagaatctaatAAAAGCTCTGCTCTACATCCAGCACTGCGGCTCTGCACTGCGCTCAGGTTATAACACCGTAAAGCACCGTTCGTGCTTATTACTGTAattcatttacacatttaccGTGCTGAGATCAGGTCCCCTCAGGACCCCCACCTCCTGCGCCCATGGACTGCAGTGTTGAATATCTGGCTATCTAAGGTCACTCAGGCTCAGACAGTAAGAGAGGAGGCAGGACAGTGTGGCTCGTTTGGAGGCATCGCCCCGAGTCAGTGTAGCTCTTCCTGCAGTAACTCAGCTTCATACCAGCTCAAATTCCCAGAGATTAAATGACAGTTGAGGGTGAGGTCAGTATCTGTGGAAGGAAGAGAACTTCTTATTGACCTTGTAGTTCAGATCATCCTGTGATATTTTGGGGGAAATGTACAAAAGAGCTGACCCTCATGGCTCTTTAATGAACTGGTGATTTAAATAGAGCAAAAACTTCCATTACAAACGAATACAGTCTTTCAggaaaatggataaaaatggtCACAAAAACCTGTTAATAATGATATGAGAGAAATCCACctgtttgtgtaataactttaaatacattttatgaccTTCTTTTACCGCCTTTACCAACAGAGTCAGTAATTATGGAGCTGACTGTCTGTAAACGTGTAGATTATATCTGAATGTATTGATATTCATTCTGGTAAAAAGTCAGTATTAATTCTGCTACAGATGGATTTCCTTTATTGATCATCCAGGCAGTTAAAGCTGATATTAATATATGATGCTAAACTGATCTGGGGAGGGAAGTACAGATCTGCACCATCGGCTGGatacattcaaaacattttgaacCGCCAATCATTTCACCATAATGGAAAACTTTGATAACGGATTATAAATCATTTAACGCTGGAACTTTTGTGAAACAGTGATTTTGTGAGCATGAAATCGGAGCAAACATGAAAACTATATTATAATAGAACATATTGGTGAGTCTTAATACTGTGAAGATTAAAATACATTGAGCTAGAAAACCAGGGCCCAGTGCCAGCACTGCATCATGGGAAGTGACAtaatgtatttctgtttttactgtaattttatcagagaataataaaactCAATATGATGATGCGACATGTTATATTACAGCCTGTAAACTGATCTGACGACTTTCCTTCCCTTTAGTTTAAATCTATCGAGTAAATGATCAGTAATTACCTCGTTTATAACACATGaagtttcttttctctgtgcaCTGAAGACTTTCCCATGATCCATCAGCCTTCATAGCAGCACAGCAGGACCCTGACCCACAGACCCTGGTCAGATTAGTGAATGTCACGTCATCTCCATTAGACCATTTATCACTGGACTGATTGCGGTTCAGACCAATCCAGACTCCACTGCTGCCGGTCAGGTTAATCAGTGCAGTGTTGTCTTCATCACTGTACACAGTGACCAGGTCAGTGTAGTTTACTCAACAAGCTGCTCGAGCCTCAGACTGATTCATGCTCTTCACAATGATGTGGAAAGTTCTGAGACGACTTTGATCTGCAGGAAAGAAACCTGTAGAAAGTTCTGTAGTTACTGTAGAACAGAAAtaagtgtaaatgtatttaacCCAGTATGTTTTAACTGGACAGAGAGATTTTACAGCTCCAGAACTTTGAGATGCTGGACTGTTAGAGCAGAtcacaaatttagactcatcaatTCATATAACTTCATTCTCCATCTCACAAGTTCAGCTTCAGTGTTCAAACATGTTTCTCTTTGTGtccttctccttttctcagtgaggttcttcttgatcagttacacatcctttcagacccacagcgctgagtggtcttctcacagtggaaggatggacagaaacacctgtggatgttttcagatctgaaggagCTTgattgtctcctctctctcagagatcaaagcttcaAGCGTTGTTTATAAGATGGGTCAACCAGCTCTTGAGCCATTGTTGTTACTATTATTAGTTGTTATTAGGGGATTATCTCAcgtctgatctcctcagaaatttctcgtttagccattttagataCACATGAGAAGGAACTCTGACggcagctgaggtgagtttGGGCTGGTGGTGTAAATGTTAGGGTCTGTTTG from Pygocentrus nattereri isolate fPygNat1 chromosome 23, fPygNat1.pri, whole genome shotgun sequence encodes the following:
- the LOC119262269 gene encoding histone H1-like yields the protein MAEAAPAPAAAPPAKAPKKKRAAPPKKAGPSVGELIVKAVSQSKERSGVSLAALKKALAAGGYDVDKNKSRVKIAVKSLVTKGTLVQTKGTGASGSFKLNKKQAEPKKKVAKKAAPKAKKAPAKKPAAAKKPKKVAAKKPAAAKKSPKKAKKPAAAKKVAKSPKKAKKPAAPKKATKSPKKAKVVKPKAAKPKAAKKAAPKKK